The Lebetimonas natsushimae genomic sequence GGAACATCAGGATAAAGATTTGCATACCGGGTAATAAGTCCAAACTGAGTGGCAAATACGCTTATTTTTGCATTTGCAGCTATTTTAAAAAGATGTTCAGGACTGTTGTCATCTTCCGCTATGCCATCTCCGTAAAAATCATTGTTTAAATGTTCAATTTTCTGGTCGCCCGCAAAAAGCATAAGTCTTCCGGTATTATTGGTGATTTCTAAAAAATTTTTTAAAAATTCCTCTCTTTTACCTATCGGCACATCTGCCGGGATATATTTTTTCATTTCCATTTCCTTAAAAGTTTTATTTATTGTAACGCTTTTTTTCTTAACTTTTGCTTAAACTATATTATTAATCCATAAATTATATTGATAAATCCTAAAAAAATTAAAAATAAACTGGCTTTTAAAGTAATTTTTTTACTGAAAATATAAGAATAAATAGCTTTTAAAATATTGTTACTTCCTGCAGCAATTATGATTGCACTTGCGATTTCGTTTATTGTAACTGAAAATTTTCCTGTAAGAAGTGATAAAATAAACGGGTCTATATCCGTAAATCCAACTGTAAATGAAAGAATTTTAAGTCCGATGTTTCCATAATTCAATGTTACAAATTTGGTAATTAAAATCATTAAAATAAAAAGAAGTGCAAAAACAAAAGCTGTGCCAAGTTCAAGAGGGTTTCTGTCATCAATTGGGGCCTGTATTGTGGATTCGGATTTATACAGTAAAAGTGAAATTATTATACCAATCAATGAAAATATTAAAAAAGGAACAAATAAGTTATAAAAAACAGTTTGATTAAATATAAACGCAATTACCAAAATTCTTATATACATCATTGAGGTTGCAAGAATAATAGATGAATTTATAATATTCAAAATATTTTCGTTTGCATTAATGCTGAAAGCTTTTTTTGCCAAAACAACGGTTGTGGCGGTAGATGAATAAAGCCCTCCGAAAATTCCTGTAATTAAGAATGATTTATTTTTAAAAAGAAATTTCTGGGCAATGTAACTAAAATAAGATATAGATGAAATAATTACAACTATTAGCCAGATTTTAAAAGGGGATATCTCCAAGAATTTAATTGGGGTTTTAGGTAAAACAGGTAAAATTACTGCACTTAAAAGAATAAATTTTCCAAAGGTTTCTATTTCTGTTTGATTAATTTGAGAAAAAATATTTTTTGCATGTGATTTATAATTTAAAATAAACACAATTGATACAAAAATAATTGCAACAATCCATATATTATTTGTTTTAAATAAAATACCAGAATATGAATAAACAAGGGAAATTATTAAAAAAGAAAGAATTGAAGTTCTTAAATTTTGATTTTTAAAATAATAATGGATTGCGTAAAGCAATGTTATGGAAAAAAAACCTAAAATATAGAGATTTATATTAATTTTATAAAACACAAATCCCAAAATTCCTATAAATGTTGAAGTTCGGGTGGAACCGAAATGAGGCTTTTGGATTCCCTTTGAAATTCTGTATGTTTTAAGTTCTAGTCCGGTTAAAAAGGAAAAAACCAGAACTATTAGAAAATATAACAAATCAAGTGGGATCATAATACCTCTTCATGTCTTGTTTTTCTGTAATATGCCAAAACCAATAATTTTACATTGTCATTTATCATAAACCAAGTTAACGCATATATCCATGAAAAAATCCCCCATGCCCATCCAATTGGCGTCATTAGTCCAAAACCGTATACGGCTATAATTGTACCAATTACCCTTGTTGAAAATGTTGCACCAAAAAGAATTAAACTTGGATATGGTTTTTCATAAAAATGACCTGCTATACGGGTATTGTAAATTGTTCCGTGACCTTTAATAGTGAGTTTTGCGAAAATGACGGATTGAACCCAGCTTATATAACTTTGTGGATCATTTACATTTACCCACTCAGGTATCATTGGCATAAAAAGCGGTGAATTTGGGTGATTTTTTAAATAAACCATTAAAAGATAAAAAATCAAAAAGCTGCTTATCACACCCGCAATTCCAAGATATGTGGAAAGAACCAACATTTCGTGCATTAACCATCTTACTGGTTTTTTTCTTATTTTTGTATTGTCATAAGCTATTGCGAGAATCGGGATATCATTAAGCAAGGCTAAAATAATAATCATTAAAGCCGTAAGGGGATAAAAATTAAACACAACAATAGCCAAAGTCATAAATGCAATAATTCTTATAGTCTCAGCGATTCTAAAAACGGTATAGCTTTTCATTCTCTCAAATGTAATTCTGGCTTCCTTAATTGCATCAACTATTACTTTAAGTCCGGGTGCCATAAGGATAATATCAGCAGCAGCCCTTGCCGCATCTGTTGCACCGCTTACGGCAATTCCCGTATCTGCTTTTCTAAGTGCCGGGGCGTCATTTACACCGTCTCCTGTCATACCTACGATATGGTCTGCTTTTTGAAGCTCATCCACTATAAAATATTTATCTTCTGGAAATACTTCTGCAAATCCGTTTGCTTCTTCTATTATTTTTATAATTTCACTTTCATGTCTTTTAACTGAACCTTTTACCAGTTTTTTAGATTTTTCTATTTCTTCTTTAACTAGTTTTACTACTTCTTTTACTTTTTGATTGATTTCTTCTTCACTTAGATTAAGAGTTTTCAAAAGCGCTTTTGAAATAACTTCAGCTAATATTACATATTCATCATTTTTTTCGTTTTTAAGTTCCCTGATTGAATAAATGTTTTCGCCAATACCCAGAATTTTGGCTATGTATTTTGCAACGGCCACATTGTCGCCTGTGACCATTTTAACTTCCACGCCTTTTGATTTTGCTTCTTCGATTGCCTCTTTGCTGTCAACCCGAGGCGGGTCAAACAGAGGAATAAGACCTATAAAATTAAATGCATTTTCTTCTTTTAATTTATATGCGACTCCCAGTGTTCTAAATCCGTCCTGGGCAAATTCTTCCACTTTATTGTATGCTTTTTGCTTTTCTGAATTAGTTAAATTGCACATTTCTATAATCACCTGAGGGGCACCCTTTGTGACTATCATTTCTTTATTTTCTATTTTTATATACGCCTCGGTTCTTTTCCTGACAGGATCAAACGGGATAAATTTGATAAGTTCAAATTTCGGAATTTGAAGATTATGTTTTTCGGCCCATTCAAAAATAGGTTTTTCTATAGGGTCGTTATTTTCTTTTTTACTGGCCAAAACTGCATAAAGAATAACTTCTTCTTGTTTTTTCCCATCTTCAGCATAAATATCACCGACTGTCATTTTATTTTGTGTAAGAGTTCCAGTTTTGTCCGAACACAATACATCCATTCCGGCCATTTCCTCAATAGCCGCAAGTCTTGAAACAATTGCCTGTTTTTTGGCAAGATTAAGAGCTCCTACCGCCATTACTACTGTTAAAACTGTTGGAAGTGCCACAGGAATTGCGGCAACTGTTAGAACGAGTGAGAATTCGAGTAAATCAAAAATAGGGTCTCCTCTTTTGATACCTGCAAAAATAATAATTGCTACTAAAAACACAGTAATAATAATTAAAAAGTTTCCGACTTTTATTACCATTTGTTGGAAATGGCTTCTTTGTTTTTCCTGGGCTTTTGCAACAAGTTTTACTGTTTTTCCAAAATATGTGTTAAGTCCTGTTCCGACAACAATTGCAATCATTTCACCTTGTTTTACGATTGAGTTTGAATACGCTGCGTCTCCGGGTTTTTTATTTACAGGCAGACTCTCACCCGTTAGGGCGGATTGGTCAACTGAAATATAATCGCCCCCGCCGGCTAATTTTACATCAGCTGGGATAATATCTCCTATTTTTATTTTTATAATATCCCCTGGAACCAGTTCTTTTGCCAGAATCTCCTGCCATTTTCCATCTCTTAAAACAAGAGCTTTTCTGGCGAGTTTTTTCTTTAATACCTCAATAGCATTTAAGGCTTTATGTTCCTGGTAAAAGTCAAGTCCGGCATTTACAAAAAGCATTATCATAATAATGGTAAAATCTTCCCATTTATGAACAAGTGCACTTAAAATTGCCGCAATTTCAATCATCCATGGAATCGGTCCCCAAAATCTCCTAAATATTCTGTGCCACAGCGGCTCTTTATACTCAGGTATTTCATTAAGACCGTATTTTTGAAGTCTTTTTTTAGCTTCTTCGCTATTTAAACCTTTTTGTAAATCGGTTTCAAATTTTTTGAGAGTTTCTTCAATACTTAAATTTTTTACTTCATCAACCGGTATAGCCATTTTATTTTACCCTCCTTAACACTCTGTCAATTGCTTCTGAGAAAGTCGGATGAGGAAATACTGCTTTTTGCAATATGTCTTTATCCATTTCACCTGCTAAGGCAGCACTTATTATTCCGATAATTTCCTCAGCATTTGGAGCAAAAATTTCAGCTCCGTTTATAAAGTTTTCTTCATCTGTATATAAAATTACCATTCCGTTATCGCTGTTTAATACAGCCCCGCTGATTCCAAGACGGTTTAGTGTAAATATTGTTTTTTTACCTTCCATTTTACCTGCAGCTGCATAACTTAGAGGCATTGTATAGATAAATTTTGGAATATTATCAAGGTTTAGTTTTTCTTTTTTGCCTAAAATCTGATTTGCTACGTTAAGAGCCTGGGCTCTTGCGGCGTGGGCTAGCATTAATTTTGCATTTACATCACCTATTGCAAAAACGTTTTGCATAGAAGTTTCAAAATAATCATTCGTATCAATTCCTTTTGAAATTTTGATTTTATTAGTCTTTATTGCCCATGTATTTGGAATTCTTCCAGTTGCTACTAAAAGCATATCTGCAGTTAGTTTTCCGTTATTGGTTTCCATTTCCACTTTTTTGTTTACGGTTGCTTTTGTTATGGAAGTGTTGGCAACTAAATTGACCCCGATTGATTTTAACTGCTCTTCCATTTTTTCTACAATTTCAGAAGCTATTTTTTTTGAAATATGTTCATGTCTATAAATTAAATCAACTTTGCTTCCAAGTGCGGTAAAATATCCCGCAAATTCTAGCCCAATCGGACCGCTTCCGTAAATTGCAATGTGTTTTGGTAAGTTAGTTAAAGAAAAAACATCTTTTGAAGTTATTATTTTTTTGTTGTCAACTTCTATTCCTTCAGGAATTCTCGGATGAGAACCTGTCCCGATTATTATATATTTGGCCTGCAGTGTTTCCCCGTTTACTTCAACTCCGTCATCCGTAACATATCCTGTGCCTTCAATTATCTCAACTCCTGCCGCTTTTAACTGCATTAAAACGCCGTTTGTATTTTTTTTAATTTTCTCAAATGTTTTATTCAAAAGTTTATCTACATTAATTTTTGCTTTTTGTGTAAATACATCTTCACTTGATTCTAAAACTGTTTTGGCACGATGGAGCAGGTTTTTAGAAGGAATACATCCCAAATGAAGGCAGTTTCCCCCTAAAAAATTTAAATCTTTTTCTATTAAAGTGACTTTTTTCCCAGCTTTTGCCAAAACAACAGCGGCAGCATAATTCAACCCTCCACCAAGGCATATAACATCTCTCATTGTATCTCCTTAATTTCAACTTTCAAATCATTGACAAATTTTGCCGCTTGAGTCCCATTTATAATTCTGTGGTCAAATGTAAAAGTAACTTTCATTTTTCCGTCAATTAAACTTCCAACTGCCATAATTCCGGCATCTTTATCATTAATAAGTGCAGTAAATCTTTTGACTTTAAACATTCCAAGATTGCTTAAGCCAAAAGTTGAACCAGTCAAATCTTCAATTGTTAATCTTTTAGTTTTTATTTCTTTTAGCCAATCATTTATTTCGGCTAAGCTTTTATCTTCTGCATTTTTAATAACGCACATAAAAAGTCCGTCATCTCTTGCTACGGCCACTGAAATATTAGAAGAAGGGTAGGTTAAAAGTTTATTTTCTTTTAATATACTTCGTGTTAATGGATTTTTTTGCATTGTATTTGCTAATGCTTTTATTAAATATGCAGTTAGTTTATATTCTCCTTTTTGTAAAGATATTTCATCAAACATAAAAAAAGTTGGTTTAGTTATGGAATTTTCGACATTTTTAACAACGGCTAACTGATTGGGGCTAAGTTTTGTAATTTTAGCAATGTTATTTTCTTTTATATAATTTAAAACTTCGTTTTCTCTTATTTTATGGTTTAGTTTAAAGTTTTCTATATCAATATTATATTCTTTAATAAGTTTTGCCGCTTTTTTTGTAAAATATCGGTTTATTAAATATTCGTCAATATCTTTTTCGTGTGCCGGTTTAGCAAGAGCATTTTCGTTTTGTAGTTTTTCTATGTCGATATTGAATTTTTTAGCTTTTTGTTTAGCTGCAGGAGAAGCATTTCCTGAAATTGATTTTTCGGTTGAAGAAGTCAATTCAGAGATTAATTTGTCAATATCTATTTCTTCTTTTTTTTCCGGTGCTTTTTTTAATTTTTCATTTTTTAATTTTCCATTCTCCATTTTCAATTTTACATTGTCTTTTTCACTTTTCACTTTCAATTTTTCATTATTTTTTGCTTCAGTTTCAATTACGGCAATAACGCTTTTTACCGGAACTTCCTCACCAACACCAGCTAAAATTTTTTTAACTTTTCCGTTTACAAAACTTTCAATATCCATTGTTGCTTTATCGCTTTCCACTTCAACTAGTTTATTGCCTTTTTTTACAAAATCCCCCTCTTTTACATACCATTTGATAATTTTACCTTTATCCATTGTATCGGAGAGTATTGGCATTGTTACTTTATATTCCATTTTCGGCCTTCCATTTAAGGATTTTTGTTACAATCTTATCCGGAGTAGGGATAGAAGCAAGTTCTAGTTTTCTATTGTATGGAATCGGTACATCCTCTCCTGCAATTCTAAGAATTGGAGCGTCTAAATCGTAAAAACAATTTTCCATAATTTGAGCAGCTATTTCAGCTCCCATTCCACCTGTTTTATGGTCTTCTTCCACAATTACGCATTTTTTGGTTTTTTTAATGGACTTGGCAATTGTTTCAATATCAATTGGACGAAGTGAATTTAAATCAATAATCTCCGCATCAATTCCGGCTTTTGCAAGTTCCTTTTCAGCCTCTATTACATCGTATCTCATTTTAAAATAAGTTACAATTGTCAAATCTTTTCCTTCTTTTACGATTTCCGCCTTAAAAGGATTAAAATCTTTAACTTCCCTAAATTCCATATCTACAGGATATAGCAGTTCATGTTCAAGAAAAATTACCGGGTCGTTGCTGAAAATTGCCCACTTCAAAGCATGATAAGCATAAGTCGCGTTGCTTGCGCATAAAACATAAAGTCCGGGAACAGAGCTAAGCATTGTTTCATAATTTTCGCTGTGCTGTGCGGCAAGCTGGCGTGAAACACCTCCTGCCATTCTGATGGTAAGAGGCAGAGTTATTTTCCCTCCGCTCATATATCTGAGTTTACTTGCATGATTTATTATCTGGTCAAAAGCTAAAAGTGAAAAATTTTCTGTCATAATTTCTGCAATAGGTCTTAATCCTCCTATTGCCATACCTATTGCGTTTCCCACAATGCTAAGTTCTGCAATAGGAGTATCTATTACTCTTTTTTCCCCGTATTTGCTTATAAGTCCTTCACTTACCCTATAGCTTCCCCCGTATCTTCCTACATCTTCGCCTAAAATTACAACACTTTCGTCTTTTTCCATTGCTTCATCAATAGCCCTGTTTAACGCCTCACGATACAACATTTTCACACTCCTTGCAATATACATCCGTATGTAATTCTTCAATTTCCGGTTCAGGGGAATTTGCCGCAAATTCCACAGCTTCAGCTATTTCTTTTTCTATTTTTTTATCTGTTTCATCAAAAAACTCTTTTTCCACAATACCAAGTTTTAATGCTTTGTTTTTAAGATTTTCAATTGGGTCCCTTCTTTTGAAAATTTCCATCTCTTCTTCGCTTCTGTATTTTCCATTGTCACTCATAGAGTGTCCCTCAAATCTGTATGTTTCAGCCTCTATAAAATACGGACCAAGCCCGTTTTCAATATATTCTTTTGCTTTCATAACTTCATTATAAACCTCAAATACATCCATTCCGTTAATTCTTACACTTGGCATATAATTTTTTGCCTTGTTGTAAAGTTCTTCAAAAGGAGAGACCCATCCGATTCTTGTTCCTATGGCATAATAATTATTTTCTATAAAAAATATAATAGGAAGTTTCCAGGCGGCTGCTAAATTTATGCTTTCAAAAAAAGCGCCCCCGTTTGTGGCTCCGTCTCCTCCTATTGCAAAAACTCCCGCATTTTCGCCTTCTAGTTTTCTGGCATATGCGCATCCCACAGCCATAGGAAACTGACCTCCTACTATTGCATCACCACCGTAAAAACTTAAGTTTGGCTCAAAAAGGTGCATACTACCGCCTTTTCCTTTACTTATACCTGTTTTTTTGCCAAAAAGCTCAGCCATAATAACTTTAGGGTCCATTCCCCTTGCAATTGCTAAAACATGCTCTCTGTAATGGGTAAAAACGTCCCCTTTGTCAAAAGCCTGCATTGTCCCAACACTTACAGCTTCCTGACCGATGTCAAGATGTAAAAATCCAGCAATATTTCCTTTCATATACTCTTCTTTTGCCGCTTCTTCAAATCTGCGGCCAAGTTTCATAAGATAATAAAATGTTTTAACTTCACTAGCCTTCATTGCTAAACTCCTTTATTGCATCAAGCAGAGGTATCATATACATAAGCGCAGGGCCCCCGTGCATTAATACAGCCTGAAATCCTGCATCCAAAATTTCATCTTTGCTGGCTCCGAGTTGTATTGCATTTTTTGTATGAAAGGCTATACACCATTCACACTGCGCTGCAACTGCAAGGGCAACATTTATAAGCTCTTTATTTTTAGCGCTTATTGCAGAATCCTTTTCTGCCCTTTGCAGAAAATTTAAAAAAGCTTGAATTTCTTCAGGTTTATTATTTTTAAGTTCTTCCAATAATTCTCCAATTTGCTGAAGTTTTTCTTTCATTTTCCACCCCTTAAAAGTTTTATATATTGTAACTCTTTAAACTTAATATATTCTTAATTTTGATAAAATAATAAAAAGGATTGAATTGAAAAAAATTATTATTTTAATTTCGTTAATTTTTAATATAATCTTTGCTTACACTTTTAATCAAGAAAAAAATTTTTCCACTAAATCACCTTATTGTTTAGATAAATTCAAATTTATTTTAAACATTTCTAAACTTCAGGCACCTAAAAGTAAATTTGATTCTGAATATTCTACTTATTATGGAAAATTTGAAGGAATTTATAATAAATATTTTTACTTGGAAAATAATAACTATATGACTTTTTATATATGTGAAAAGAATGAAAATGAACACAGAAGAAGCGAGCTTAGATTTAGGAATGATTTTAAAGTCAGTGAAAATCACTATTTAAAGGTAAGGGTGAAAATTTTGCCTTTAAATGAAAAAAAGGAATTTACTTTTTTACAGATTCATGCAGATGCTCATTACGACAATACTCCTAATAAGCCACTTTTAAGAGTGATATGGAGGAAAGAATACAATGGTTTGAAAGATCATTTATGGGTAATTATAAGAGATAGTAATGAAAATAATGTAGAATATTTAAAAATCGATTTAGGAAAAAGACCTGAGAATTTTTTTAATATCGTTGTTAAAGTTAAAGAATCAAAACTTTATGTTTTTTTAAATGGTAAGAAAAAAGTTGGTATTGATGTAAGTTTTTGGAAAAAATATAATAACTATTTTAAAGCAGGGGTTTATTTGCAGGGAAGGGGATGTGCAAAAGTGTTGTTTGATAAGTTATGGATTAAATAATTATAAAATTTTCACCGCTTCTTCAAGAGAAGTAAAAAATAATTTATTTTCTTTTTGAAGATATTCAATCGCTTCGGTAAAACTTTCATTTCCGAGTAAAATCGGGATATATTTATCACTGTCTAATATTTTTACAACAGAAAGGGCATCCGTCATAAATTGGGGAGTAATAATTATAAAAATTAAATCAGCCAAATCTTTTACAATTTCAAGGGTGTCTTTGTATCTTTTGCTTGTTGCATCACCTATTATATCAATCGGATTATTATGAGACCAGGTGGGAGGTAAAACTTTGTTTAATTTTTCAAAGGTTTTACTGTCAAGCTTTTTAATTTTTGCTTTTTGAGATACTAAATCTGTAAGAATTGTACCGGGCCCTCCCGCATTTGTAACAATTATTATTTCTTTTGCACTAAATTTTGGTGAAAAAATCAGGCTTTCAACTGAATCTTTAAAAATCGCCCCTGCATTTTCACTTAATATTTTAAACATTTCAAAATTACCCGCCAGATTACCGGTGTGTGAAAATGCCGCTTTTTTTGCAGCTTCGCTTTTTCCAGCTTTAAAGACAAAAATTTCTTTTTTTGAATTTCTGATAGCCTTTAAAAATTCTTTTCCGTATTGTATGCCTTCGGCATAAATGGATATTGTTTTACAGCTTTTTTGATTGTTAAGTTCATTTATGGCATTTGCAAAGTTAAAATCCGCCATGTTTCCCATGGAAATAATATGTGAAAAACCTATTTTATAAGCTGCCGCTTTATCCATTATTGCGGTTAAAACCGCCCCTGATTGTGAAATAATACCTATATCTCCTTTAAACACAGAGCTTTTTGCAAAAGTTAGATTTAAATTTTTATCCCCGTTATATATTCCGAGACAGTTTGGCCCTACAATGTTTAACTCATATTTAAGGGCTAATTCTTTTAATTTTTTTTCTCCTTCTATATTTCCCGCTTCTTTAAATCCGGCAGAAATAATTACAAAATTTTTACAGCCTTTTTTTGCCATTTTTTCAACTGTCTCTAAGACAAACTGGGTAGGAATTGCAATTACGGATGTGTCTATATGAGGCAGTTCATCAATAGAATGATGAACTTTTTTGTTAAACAGTGTATTTAAATGTGGGTTTACAAAATAAATATTTGCACTAGAATTTAAGGAATTTTTGGCAATTGCGTACCCCACTTTTTCTTTTTTATCTGTTGCTCCAAATATTGCTATATTTTCATTTTGAAATATTGAATGTGTTTTGGGATAAAAGATTTTTTTATTTTTTTTGCCTTCTTTAATTCTTATGTCAACTGCATATGCCCCTTTTTCATTTACAATCAAAGGATTAATATCGAATTCTGTAATCTCTTCGTTGTTAAACATAAGCTGGAGATTTTTAATTACATCGATTACTGCTTTTAAATTATATTTTTTGCCCCTGAATTCCGGGAAAATTTTTGATATTTTTGTTTTTTTAATGGCTTTTATTATTTCTTCTTCATTTGCGTTTGTATCAATGTATGTTATATCCTTTTCAATTTCAACTAAAATTCCACCTTTTCCAAAAATTAAAACTTCTTCAAAAATTTCATTAAATTTACCCCCTATAATTAATTCAATTCCTTTAACTTCTTCTTGAATAAGAAAATTAGTGTTTTCATTAACTTCAATATTATGTTTTTTAAGATTGTCTAAAATAATATCTTTTGCCTTGTTTAATTCATCATTATTTAAAATATTTGTAATTACACCTCCAACTTCACTTTTATGAATAGGCAAATCTATTTTTAAAACGCAGGGAAATATGTCAAATCCAAGGGTTTCATTGATTTTTATTCTTTTTTCTTTCGGAGTTGGAATTTTATATTTTTGTATTAAGTTCATGTTATTCCTTTCCCATTAGAGGATATGCCAGTTTTAAAAGTTTTTCATCAAGTCTGTAAGTAGAATTTTCAATTTCTTCCAAATCCCTTAAAACAAATTTATCATC encodes the following:
- a CDS encoding acetate--CoA ligase family protein — protein: MNLIQKYKIPTPKEKRIKINETLGFDIFPCVLKIDLPIHKSEVGGVITNILNNDELNKAKDIILDNLKKHNIEVNENTNFLIQEEVKGIELIIGGKFNEIFEEVLIFGKGGILVEIEKDITYIDTNANEEEIIKAIKKTKISKIFPEFRGKKYNLKAVIDVIKNLQLMFNNEEITEFDINPLIVNEKGAYAVDIRIKEGKKNKKIFYPKTHSIFQNENIAIFGATDKKEKVGYAIAKNSLNSSANIYFVNPHLNTLFNKKVHHSIDELPHIDTSVIAIPTQFVLETVEKMAKKGCKNFVIISAGFKEAGNIEGEKKLKELALKYELNIVGPNCLGIYNGDKNLNLTFAKSSVFKGDIGIISQSGAVLTAIMDKAAAYKIGFSHIISMGNMADFNFANAINELNNQKSCKTISIYAEGIQYGKEFLKAIRNSKKEIFVFKAGKSEAAKKAAFSHTGNLAGNFEMFKILSENAGAIFKDSVESLIFSPKFSAKEIIIVTNAGGPGTILTDLVSQKAKIKKLDSKTFEKLNKVLPPTWSHNNPIDIIGDATSKRYKDTLEIVKDLADLIFIIITPQFMTDALSVVKILDSDKYIPILLGNESFTEAIEYLQKENKLFFTSLEEAVKIL